The following coding sequences lie in one Rutidosis leptorrhynchoides isolate AG116_Rl617_1_P2 chromosome 4, CSIRO_AGI_Rlap_v1, whole genome shotgun sequence genomic window:
- the LOC139844546 gene encoding uncharacterized protein isoform X2 has translation MAEDLISSKLTDNSWTPKVETSGGNDEDKVMGFFDDSKDHLALDSTMPLSPQWLYAKPNENKTDRAPSSLSLGSSADINVKDLRSDATDDKKDWRKVASETESARRWREEERETGLLGRRERRKIDRRADVGRDSTDTRVPPPSDRWNDAGNRNAGSDSRRDSKWSSRWGPDEKEKEKEARMEKKTDVEKEDAHGDTQTHSVTSKLLSERDPDARDKWRPRHRMETNSTAPGSFRAAPGFGLEKGRAEGSNAGFTIGRGRSSGTGPRPSSAGSIGNNDSVPGKPGVSDGMFFYPRGKLLDIYRSQKLEPSFSNMSDKIVQVPPITQVTYVEPLAFVVPDKEEEAILDDIWKGKVTDSVQVKDGNLSLVEELVDPSKENCKIETDSIEQWKYFTGVKDINQDDASNLEVTDATYGKHHLFNEVQLSSGFDIKTDLPNDSNSLFAMPSSEQQWTENMHPVKNSINKHLASGIPSEELSLFYCDPQGEIQGPFLGVDIISWFEQGFFGADLPVRVADAPEGTPFEELGDVLPHLKVANNYTNMDQSGSFEENLDPDIMVPAPVSEMGVLTDDSHWQLTGNNGLSAKPYSEGLGFHDEEILFPGRPGSSHDIMGNAVRGMPSGNYVNNHAVPTEVTNPAVPGQHENKMHPFGLLWSELEESSLRTEQSSKPPFSGGFHQQLMNPVGAVADQFLPVNQEVNHFDLAEKLRAQHIQQQLLQQHNLLSSSHINEPMLDQLSGRNLINQQQLAGQSGQDLDHFLALQLQQQHQQQQQQQQQLQQRQIQLQLQQQMHLKEQQTRQQMMLEQLLQNPMQDGCLRSRNDAVRSNNPLDQVYLKHQILSEMQQRLPHQQRHVDPSIEHLLRAKYGQQGHQDELLELMLRAKHGQMSSLEHQMLQRDQFHGRQLPMGLRQRVEMEEERQLGSDWFHRVNSAGLDPLDFYHQQQRQSPEDFSHLERNLSVQERLQRGLYDPNMLPYERSLSMPGGGPGMNPDVVNSLGRAKSIEFQDLNAQLHHSSQAAHFPSSVISHQSNHSLSSNNFHPSHLDVIEGHNGQMSNEWMDSRIQQLHINERQKSEMEARRRSEDQSHWMSGGANDDNSKRLLMELLHPKPINQLTDPLDINSGMNFERRQPSFNHSDQQVGLNQNHPFAVGSYGSSLGASMDESIIGFIGNEENPLIGGNGSSQAVYTHSLVGSPPLDIMKGAGAETQECMGQQGSGYYTDKVGPTESFSVEAKERVTATSKRPENILLKRPLVARAASSHEGLSELASDPDPRGRSAPTMIYSEGGRQEAGGSVSNQTAENMSAAVKDIHFRRTSSYSDADMSETTSFSDMLKSNAKKTDHAAAAATASLESGDGQGGKTGKKKGKKGRQIDPALLGFKVTSNRIMMGEIQRIED, from the exons ATGGCTGAGGATCTAATTTCTTCTAAACTTACTGATAACTCATGGACTCCTAAAG TGGAAACATCTGGTGGAAATGATGAGGACAAGGTGATGGGCTTCTTTGATGATTCTAAAG ATCATCTAGCCTTGGACAGCACCATGCCCTTGTCTCCTCAATGGCTTTATGCTAAGCCAAACGAGAACAAGACG GATCGTGCACCGAGTTCTCTCTCTCTTGGAAGTTCTGCAGATATCAATGTGAAGGACTTGCGTTCTGATGCAACTGATGACAAAAAAGACTGGAGGAAAGTTGCAAGTGAAACCGAAAGTGCTCGACGTTGGCGTGAAGAAGAAAGGGAGACAGGCTTACTCGGTAGACGTGAGCGCAGGAAAATAGACCGCCGTGCAGATGTCGGTAGAGACAGCACTGATACTAGGGTTCCGCCTCCATCTGACAGGTGGAATGATGCTGGTAACCGCAATGCTGGGTCTGATTCGCGTCGTGACAGTAAATGGTCATCTAGGTGGGGCCCTGatgaaaaagaaaaggaaaaagaagctCGAATGGAGAAGAAGACAGATGTTGAAAAGGAAGATGCTCATGGAGACACTCAAACTCATTCGGTTACCTCTAAATTACTTTCAGAGCGTGATCCAGATGCTCGTGATAAGTGGAGGCCACGTCACAGGATGGAGACAAACTCTACCGCACCTGGTTCTTTCCGGGCTGCACCTGGATTTGGGCTAGAGAAAGGACGAGCTGAGGGTTCCAATGCGGGTTTTACCATTGGACGTGGCAGGTCTAGTGGAACTGGTCCAAGGCCTTCGTCTGCGGGGTCCATTGGGAACAACGATAGTGTTCCTGGAAAGCCTGGTGTTTCTGATGGCATGTTTTTCTATCCAAGGGGAAAGCTTCTTGATATATACCGTAGTCAGAAGCTTGAACCGTCTTTTAGTAATATGTCTGACAAAATCGTGCAAGTACCTCCTATCACACAAGTAACCTATGTTGAACCACTTGCTTTTGTTGTTCCTGACAAAGAGGAAGAG GCTATTCTTGATGATATATGGAAGGGAAAAGTCACCGATAGTGTACAAGTAAAGGATGGTAATCTTTCCTTGGTGGAGGAGTTGGTTGATCCAAGTAAAGAAAACTGTAAAATAGAGACTGATAGTATTGAACAAT GGAAGTACTTTACTGGAGTTAAAGACATCAATCAAGATGATGCTTCTAATCTTGAAGTGACTGATGCAACTTATGGGAAACATCATTTGTTTAATGAGGTCCAGTTGTCTTCCGGATTTGATATCAAAACTGATCTTCCTAATGATTCAAACTCACTCTTTGCTATGCCTTCTTCTGAACAACAATGGACGGAAAATATGCACCCTGTAAAGAATAGTATAAATAAACATTTGGCCAGTGGTATACCCTCTGAGGAGTTAAGTTTGTTCTATTGTGATCCACAAGGGGAGATCCAGGGACCATTTCTTGGAGTCGACATCATTTCTTGGTTCGAACAAGGGTTTTTTGGGGCAGATTTACCAGTACGCGTGGCGGATGCACCTGAAGGAACTCCTTTTGAGGAATTAGGAGATGTTTTGCCACACTTAAAAGTTGCTAATAATTACACCAACATGGACCAATCTGGTAGTTTTGAAGAGAATTTGGATCCTGACATCATGGTGCCTGCCCCTGTCTCTGAAATGGGTGTTCTGACGGATGATTCTCATTGGCAGTTGACTGGTAATAATGGTTTATCTGCAAAACCATATTCTGAGGGTCTGGGCTTTCATGACGAAG AGATTTTGTTCCCAGGTAGGCCTGGTAGCAGTCATGATATTATGGGGAATGCTGTAAGAGGCATGCCATCTGGAAATTATGTGAACAACCATGCGGTTCCTACTGAGGTGACGAACCCTGCTGTTCCTGGTCAGCATGAAAACAAGATGCACCCGTTTGGGTTGTTGTGGTCTGAGCTTGAGGAGTCTAGTTTAAGAACAGAACAGTCATCTAAGCCACCTTTTAGTGGCGGTTTTCATCAGCAACTTATGAATCCTGTTGGTGCAGTGGCTGACCAATTTTTACCCGTGAATCAAGAAGTTAATCATTTCGATTTAGCCGAGAAACTTAGGGCTCAACACATCCAGCAGCAGCTGCTCCAACAGCATAATCTATTGTCTTCTTCACACATAAATGAACCCATGCTTGACCAACTTTCGGGTCGAAATCTCATAAACCAACAACAGTTGGCTGGTCAAAGTGGTCAAGATCTTGATCACTTTTTGGCACTGCAGTTGCAACAGCAACATCAacagcaacagcagcagcaacagcagctGCAACAGAGGCAAATTCAGCTTCAGCTTCAACAGCAGATGCATCTCAAGGAGCAGCAAACTAGACAACAAATGATGCTTGAACAATTATTACAAAATCCGATGCAAGATGGATGCTTGAGGTCACGTAACGATGCTGTGAGATCCAATAACCCGCTCGATCAAGTTTATCTAAAGCATCAGATCTTAAGTGAAATGCAACAACGTTTACCGCATCAGCAAAGACATGTTGATCCCTCAATAGAGCATTTGCTTAGAGCAAAATATGGTCAGCAAGGTCACCAAGACGAACTCTTAGAGTTGATGTTGCGCGCTAAGCATGGACAGATGTCATCTTTAGAACACCAGATGCTTCAACGTGACCAGTTTCACGGGAGGCAGTTGCCGATGGGGTTGAGGCAAAGGGTCGAAATGGAGGAAGAAAGGCAACTCGGTTCTGACTGGTTTCACCGAGTTAACTCAGCTGGACTCGATCCTTTAGATTTCTATCATCAGCAACAAAGACAATCTCCTGAAGACTTTAGTCATCTGGAACGGAATCTGTCGGTGCAGGAACGGCTTCAGCGGGGCCTATATGACCCTAACATGTTACCATACGAAAGATCATTGTCAATGCCAGGTGGCGGTCCAGGAATGAACCCTGATGTTGTAAATTCTTTGGGCCGAGCCAAAAGCATAGAATTTCAAGATTTGAATGCTCAGTTACACCATTCTAGTCAAGCTGCTCATTTTCCTTCAAGTGTTATCTCTCATCAATCTAACCATTCATTATCCTCTAATAATTTCCATCCATCTCATTTGGATGTGATTGAAGGCCACAATGGTCAAATGTCAAACGAGTGGATGGATTCACGGATTCAGCAATTGCATATAAATGAGAGGCAGAAAAGTGAAATGGAAGCTCGAAGGAGATCGGAAGATCAAAGTCATTGGATGTCAGGTGGAGCTAATGATGACAATTCAAAAAGGTTGCTCATGGAATTACTACACCCGAAACCAATCAATCAACTTACGGATCCGTTAGATATTAATAGTGGAATGAATTTTGAAAGAAGGCAACCTTCCTTTAACCACTCTGATCAACAAGTTGGGCTTAACCAAAACCACCCATTTGCGGTCGGATCTTATGGGTCTAGTCTAGGTGCATCAATGGATGAGTCAATAATTGGGTTCATAGGTAATGAAGAGAACCCGTTAATTGGTGGTAATGGCTCGTCTCAGGCAGTTTATACACATTCTTTGGTAGGCTCGCCGCCTTTAGATATTATGAAGGGTGCAGGTGCAGAAACTCAAGAATGTATGGGTCAACAGGGTAGTG GTTATTACACTGACAAGGTTGGACCTACCGAATCCTTTTCTGTTGAGGCTAAAGAACG GGTGACAGCTACGTCCAAGAGGCCTGAAAATATATTGTTGAAACGTCCACTGGTTGCACGTGCAGCCTCATCTCATGAAGGGTTATCTGAGCTGGCATCAGACCCTGATCCCAGAGGGAGGAGCGCCCCTACGATGATATATTCTGAAG GTGGGAGACAGGAAGCAGGAGGGAGCGTATCAAACCAAACCGCTGAAAACATGAGTGCTGCTGTCAAGGACATTCACTTTAGGAGAACATCATCTTATAGTGATGCTGACATGTCAGAGACGACATCTTTTAGTGACATGCTTAAAAGCAACGCTAAGAAGACAGATcatgcagcagcagcagcaactgcTAGTTTAGAGAGTGGAGATGGACAAGGTGGTAAAACGGGAAAGAAGAAAGGAAAGAAGGGAAGGCAAATTGACCCAGCCCTACTGGGGTTTAAGGTTACTAGTAACCGAATAATGATGGGTGAGATTCAACGTATAGAAGATTAA
- the LOC139844546 gene encoding uncharacterized protein isoform X1, with protein sequence MAEDLISSKLTDNSWTPKVETSGGNDEDKVMGFFDDSKDHLALDSTMPLSPQWLYAKPNENKTDRAPSSLSLGSSADINVKDLRSDATDDKKDWRKVASETESARRWREEERETGLLGRRERRKIDRRADVGRDSTDTRVPPPSDRWNDAGNRNAGSDSRRDSKWSSRWGPDEKEKEKEARMEKKTDVEKEDAHGDTQTHSVTSKLLSERDPDARDKWRPRHRMETNSTAPGSFRAAPGFGLEKGRAEGSNAGFTIGRGRSSGTGPRPSSAGSIGNNDSVPGKPGVSDGMFFYPRGKLLDIYRSQKLEPSFSNMSDKIVQVPPITQVTYVEPLAFVVPDKEEEAILDDIWKGKVTDSVQVKDGNLSLVEELVDPSKENCKIETDSIEQCNVPNTDFTAGKYFTGVKDINQDDASNLEVTDATYGKHHLFNEVQLSSGFDIKTDLPNDSNSLFAMPSSEQQWTENMHPVKNSINKHLASGIPSEELSLFYCDPQGEIQGPFLGVDIISWFEQGFFGADLPVRVADAPEGTPFEELGDVLPHLKVANNYTNMDQSGSFEENLDPDIMVPAPVSEMGVLTDDSHWQLTGNNGLSAKPYSEGLGFHDEEILFPGRPGSSHDIMGNAVRGMPSGNYVNNHAVPTEVTNPAVPGQHENKMHPFGLLWSELEESSLRTEQSSKPPFSGGFHQQLMNPVGAVADQFLPVNQEVNHFDLAEKLRAQHIQQQLLQQHNLLSSSHINEPMLDQLSGRNLINQQQLAGQSGQDLDHFLALQLQQQHQQQQQQQQQLQQRQIQLQLQQQMHLKEQQTRQQMMLEQLLQNPMQDGCLRSRNDAVRSNNPLDQVYLKHQILSEMQQRLPHQQRHVDPSIEHLLRAKYGQQGHQDELLELMLRAKHGQMSSLEHQMLQRDQFHGRQLPMGLRQRVEMEEERQLGSDWFHRVNSAGLDPLDFYHQQQRQSPEDFSHLERNLSVQERLQRGLYDPNMLPYERSLSMPGGGPGMNPDVVNSLGRAKSIEFQDLNAQLHHSSQAAHFPSSVISHQSNHSLSSNNFHPSHLDVIEGHNGQMSNEWMDSRIQQLHINERQKSEMEARRRSEDQSHWMSGGANDDNSKRLLMELLHPKPINQLTDPLDINSGMNFERRQPSFNHSDQQVGLNQNHPFAVGSYGSSLGASMDESIIGFIGNEENPLIGGNGSSQAVYTHSLVGSPPLDIMKGAGAETQECMGQQGSGYYTDKVGPTESFSVEAKERVTATSKRPENILLKRPLVARAASSHEGLSELASDPDPRGRSAPTMIYSEGGRQEAGGSVSNQTAENMSAAVKDIHFRRTSSYSDADMSETTSFSDMLKSNAKKTDHAAAAATASLESGDGQGGKTGKKKGKKGRQIDPALLGFKVTSNRIMMGEIQRIED encoded by the exons ATGGCTGAGGATCTAATTTCTTCTAAACTTACTGATAACTCATGGACTCCTAAAG TGGAAACATCTGGTGGAAATGATGAGGACAAGGTGATGGGCTTCTTTGATGATTCTAAAG ATCATCTAGCCTTGGACAGCACCATGCCCTTGTCTCCTCAATGGCTTTATGCTAAGCCAAACGAGAACAAGACG GATCGTGCACCGAGTTCTCTCTCTCTTGGAAGTTCTGCAGATATCAATGTGAAGGACTTGCGTTCTGATGCAACTGATGACAAAAAAGACTGGAGGAAAGTTGCAAGTGAAACCGAAAGTGCTCGACGTTGGCGTGAAGAAGAAAGGGAGACAGGCTTACTCGGTAGACGTGAGCGCAGGAAAATAGACCGCCGTGCAGATGTCGGTAGAGACAGCACTGATACTAGGGTTCCGCCTCCATCTGACAGGTGGAATGATGCTGGTAACCGCAATGCTGGGTCTGATTCGCGTCGTGACAGTAAATGGTCATCTAGGTGGGGCCCTGatgaaaaagaaaaggaaaaagaagctCGAATGGAGAAGAAGACAGATGTTGAAAAGGAAGATGCTCATGGAGACACTCAAACTCATTCGGTTACCTCTAAATTACTTTCAGAGCGTGATCCAGATGCTCGTGATAAGTGGAGGCCACGTCACAGGATGGAGACAAACTCTACCGCACCTGGTTCTTTCCGGGCTGCACCTGGATTTGGGCTAGAGAAAGGACGAGCTGAGGGTTCCAATGCGGGTTTTACCATTGGACGTGGCAGGTCTAGTGGAACTGGTCCAAGGCCTTCGTCTGCGGGGTCCATTGGGAACAACGATAGTGTTCCTGGAAAGCCTGGTGTTTCTGATGGCATGTTTTTCTATCCAAGGGGAAAGCTTCTTGATATATACCGTAGTCAGAAGCTTGAACCGTCTTTTAGTAATATGTCTGACAAAATCGTGCAAGTACCTCCTATCACACAAGTAACCTATGTTGAACCACTTGCTTTTGTTGTTCCTGACAAAGAGGAAGAG GCTATTCTTGATGATATATGGAAGGGAAAAGTCACCGATAGTGTACAAGTAAAGGATGGTAATCTTTCCTTGGTGGAGGAGTTGGTTGATCCAAGTAAAGAAAACTGTAAAATAGAGACTGATAGTATTGAACAATGTAATGTTCCTAATACTGACTTTACAGCTG GGAAGTACTTTACTGGAGTTAAAGACATCAATCAAGATGATGCTTCTAATCTTGAAGTGACTGATGCAACTTATGGGAAACATCATTTGTTTAATGAGGTCCAGTTGTCTTCCGGATTTGATATCAAAACTGATCTTCCTAATGATTCAAACTCACTCTTTGCTATGCCTTCTTCTGAACAACAATGGACGGAAAATATGCACCCTGTAAAGAATAGTATAAATAAACATTTGGCCAGTGGTATACCCTCTGAGGAGTTAAGTTTGTTCTATTGTGATCCACAAGGGGAGATCCAGGGACCATTTCTTGGAGTCGACATCATTTCTTGGTTCGAACAAGGGTTTTTTGGGGCAGATTTACCAGTACGCGTGGCGGATGCACCTGAAGGAACTCCTTTTGAGGAATTAGGAGATGTTTTGCCACACTTAAAAGTTGCTAATAATTACACCAACATGGACCAATCTGGTAGTTTTGAAGAGAATTTGGATCCTGACATCATGGTGCCTGCCCCTGTCTCTGAAATGGGTGTTCTGACGGATGATTCTCATTGGCAGTTGACTGGTAATAATGGTTTATCTGCAAAACCATATTCTGAGGGTCTGGGCTTTCATGACGAAG AGATTTTGTTCCCAGGTAGGCCTGGTAGCAGTCATGATATTATGGGGAATGCTGTAAGAGGCATGCCATCTGGAAATTATGTGAACAACCATGCGGTTCCTACTGAGGTGACGAACCCTGCTGTTCCTGGTCAGCATGAAAACAAGATGCACCCGTTTGGGTTGTTGTGGTCTGAGCTTGAGGAGTCTAGTTTAAGAACAGAACAGTCATCTAAGCCACCTTTTAGTGGCGGTTTTCATCAGCAACTTATGAATCCTGTTGGTGCAGTGGCTGACCAATTTTTACCCGTGAATCAAGAAGTTAATCATTTCGATTTAGCCGAGAAACTTAGGGCTCAACACATCCAGCAGCAGCTGCTCCAACAGCATAATCTATTGTCTTCTTCACACATAAATGAACCCATGCTTGACCAACTTTCGGGTCGAAATCTCATAAACCAACAACAGTTGGCTGGTCAAAGTGGTCAAGATCTTGATCACTTTTTGGCACTGCAGTTGCAACAGCAACATCAacagcaacagcagcagcaacagcagctGCAACAGAGGCAAATTCAGCTTCAGCTTCAACAGCAGATGCATCTCAAGGAGCAGCAAACTAGACAACAAATGATGCTTGAACAATTATTACAAAATCCGATGCAAGATGGATGCTTGAGGTCACGTAACGATGCTGTGAGATCCAATAACCCGCTCGATCAAGTTTATCTAAAGCATCAGATCTTAAGTGAAATGCAACAACGTTTACCGCATCAGCAAAGACATGTTGATCCCTCAATAGAGCATTTGCTTAGAGCAAAATATGGTCAGCAAGGTCACCAAGACGAACTCTTAGAGTTGATGTTGCGCGCTAAGCATGGACAGATGTCATCTTTAGAACACCAGATGCTTCAACGTGACCAGTTTCACGGGAGGCAGTTGCCGATGGGGTTGAGGCAAAGGGTCGAAATGGAGGAAGAAAGGCAACTCGGTTCTGACTGGTTTCACCGAGTTAACTCAGCTGGACTCGATCCTTTAGATTTCTATCATCAGCAACAAAGACAATCTCCTGAAGACTTTAGTCATCTGGAACGGAATCTGTCGGTGCAGGAACGGCTTCAGCGGGGCCTATATGACCCTAACATGTTACCATACGAAAGATCATTGTCAATGCCAGGTGGCGGTCCAGGAATGAACCCTGATGTTGTAAATTCTTTGGGCCGAGCCAAAAGCATAGAATTTCAAGATTTGAATGCTCAGTTACACCATTCTAGTCAAGCTGCTCATTTTCCTTCAAGTGTTATCTCTCATCAATCTAACCATTCATTATCCTCTAATAATTTCCATCCATCTCATTTGGATGTGATTGAAGGCCACAATGGTCAAATGTCAAACGAGTGGATGGATTCACGGATTCAGCAATTGCATATAAATGAGAGGCAGAAAAGTGAAATGGAAGCTCGAAGGAGATCGGAAGATCAAAGTCATTGGATGTCAGGTGGAGCTAATGATGACAATTCAAAAAGGTTGCTCATGGAATTACTACACCCGAAACCAATCAATCAACTTACGGATCCGTTAGATATTAATAGTGGAATGAATTTTGAAAGAAGGCAACCTTCCTTTAACCACTCTGATCAACAAGTTGGGCTTAACCAAAACCACCCATTTGCGGTCGGATCTTATGGGTCTAGTCTAGGTGCATCAATGGATGAGTCAATAATTGGGTTCATAGGTAATGAAGAGAACCCGTTAATTGGTGGTAATGGCTCGTCTCAGGCAGTTTATACACATTCTTTGGTAGGCTCGCCGCCTTTAGATATTATGAAGGGTGCAGGTGCAGAAACTCAAGAATGTATGGGTCAACAGGGTAGTG GTTATTACACTGACAAGGTTGGACCTACCGAATCCTTTTCTGTTGAGGCTAAAGAACG GGTGACAGCTACGTCCAAGAGGCCTGAAAATATATTGTTGAAACGTCCACTGGTTGCACGTGCAGCCTCATCTCATGAAGGGTTATCTGAGCTGGCATCAGACCCTGATCCCAGAGGGAGGAGCGCCCCTACGATGATATATTCTGAAG GTGGGAGACAGGAAGCAGGAGGGAGCGTATCAAACCAAACCGCTGAAAACATGAGTGCTGCTGTCAAGGACATTCACTTTAGGAGAACATCATCTTATAGTGATGCTGACATGTCAGAGACGACATCTTTTAGTGACATGCTTAAAAGCAACGCTAAGAAGACAGATcatgcagcagcagcagcaactgcTAGTTTAGAGAGTGGAGATGGACAAGGTGGTAAAACGGGAAAGAAGAAAGGAAAGAAGGGAAGGCAAATTGACCCAGCCCTACTGGGGTTTAAGGTTACTAGTAACCGAATAATGATGGGTGAGATTCAACGTATAGAAGATTAA